From Fibrobacter sp. UWR2, the proteins below share one genomic window:
- a CDS encoding ATP-binding protein — protein MSIQELYYDKFLGFVVSRYEKTIKEVKPGHRMKITGLSLDKLQRLITPLREINPSVKMFILSDSLSGDDYVHASKLIELRNESPDAILALIPSDSSTSAEDSYGAAFQELSVSDLQKDFLDFLLAKIPQDKTHLFQIFFNAFAEFKLFASDDLSNLVNYLLFVNSENYSLESWGNGLQFMGMIPDSDLAKNEQDLKRYFKLNFEMCTSLLCDFSLTELDRVNKLPLSPDSIQNEVIDFLTKEKDVRDSIELCKRIYEKYPKLNFSRWKNYLTVAVNKKNVKVYADLVPGKKDGEELIKDPTGNLVLNIKDGKKKGKISFTVVVDPAPAQNPDIMAFEICLIRREDFTLVDTLKKAKLGANRKSAKRKMSVNIENEAYESGDYMLRVNAIDENDVVLNVDNDFKDEEKQSKWEEEKAENPEKSKEQFRLDNQAAYCNETVVFTINNAVSSDELEESEEVEKRAKVNTFLQGFIRQRVSLLVSDKEIELDEYDEPKNGWQHGSLNDIFQFDLSSKFAFQIQLPKKLIALETSFLKNRDAFGYINATVGANITDVNLQSLRFSALSQDKIPVELKKLRSELFEVISQSAKEDSGLLETFDIANNQDLIINYLAEYNSWLADLSAQNLSESDSVAVQFIDMVKLEVELPNGTYTDVCLISPLHPLRLGWMVNLWGLFQNWENSTKEFDAYRKSWTKKLDQLFYGKLKMDVAPLILADEKLQDPYQYIGEITFGWGIYSRPAISKDKSLSSDARQIKAYTSSLLNISSDKIIDSDVSAELVEKYINRFAKSHPYAKKLVLNLFNAGDAISFVNALKSIELKNSALTYEIRIFSESNLIKSGSALRELINPESNVAEGAEAFSQASRNRLFPKIRFSLNDTQQFIQDPNHYQAHISFLINPFQIQSSLVRPNKLDRSFYLNSLICRSVIAYEENGGDSTWYRYISEKILPNPVEEFANTEVDLLKNIQNLVGKIMSNTIDSSLPTTTLVLKESDRVLLNLVHDVSDWVVTFDKNMGPEFFDLPANSGENQKIPYLLDYIPGQESAGTSAFLTSKPTSEIEGLMKPMFSEYGIDLSGNEQFLELLEDVRTVSSSLIMQAGTTKNKAFEVLGTTLTKRFLKKKGLLNEAFIIPIDLHQELFADLDTGDRERADNLLVNIDVESKEIVFTVVEIKCRKSLSESEENDLKCKIQAQLINTVSALQQRFGKPLDGSPERLDRELQILELVDLLSFYIKRSQRYAQLDPIVAEEYLVFLSELEKLDYNLKFKQIGVIYNFSQHERQKKCFEGDSCIFTMGESVIGEILGDNATLNTERLKQLDNDKEFCDAFEPNRKENIVRIRTLRDGGILPEDRQEEPESDDVEIANEKDENASTAVIEAPTDFIPKEIESATLEEEPIQPESLSKETQEKPAAESKSVADFSPKEKASSDENIQENVDSNYEPPVCDVLIGKTDADTPQYGIIGKTVDNKRLIGIDLNECNTVSLFGVQGAGKSYTIGTVAEMTLKQFSKVNKLPAPLASVIFHYSESMDYAPEFTSMVYPNDDERQLARLKQEYGAEAGSVKDVILLTPESQVEKRKSEYPGIEIAPIGFAASELNVADWMFLLGAIGNESTYVKELKQIMKACRHDMTLTNIRMGVNQNAFLSSSQKNLALQKLKFAEDYILNDSLLKQYMRPGRLIIVDLRDEFIEKNEALGLFVVMLNIFASVKAVDGKQFNKFIVFDEAHKYMNDKDLVASITTAIREMRHKGVSIMIASQDPMSLPSEIIELSSIVIMHKFSSPAWVKHVQKAITALQTLTPAAMSSLSSGEAYLWANKATDRAFTQRPVKISIRPRVTKHGGDTINAVK, from the coding sequence ATGAGTATTCAGGAATTGTATTACGACAAGTTTCTCGGATTCGTTGTTTCTCGTTATGAGAAGACTATTAAAGAAGTTAAGCCGGGACACCGAATGAAAATTACAGGTTTGTCGCTTGACAAACTTCAGCGGCTGATTACGCCTTTGCGAGAGATAAACCCCTCCGTTAAGATGTTTATTCTTTCGGATTCACTTTCGGGTGATGATTATGTCCATGCTTCGAAATTGATTGAACTCAGAAATGAAAGCCCCGATGCAATTCTTGCCTTAATTCCATCGGATAGTTCAACATCTGCTGAAGATTCCTATGGTGCGGCATTTCAGGAATTGTCTGTGTCGGATTTGCAAAAAGACTTTTTGGACTTCTTGCTTGCTAAAATTCCCCAAGATAAAACACATTTGTTCCAGATTTTTTTCAACGCTTTTGCTGAATTTAAACTATTTGCATCGGATGATTTAAGCAATTTAGTGAACTATTTGCTTTTTGTTAATTCCGAAAATTATTCTCTTGAATCGTGGGGCAATGGTCTCCAATTCATGGGAATGATTCCCGATTCAGATTTGGCGAAAAATGAACAGGATTTGAAGCGTTATTTCAAATTGAATTTTGAAATGTGCACATCTCTGCTTTGTGATTTTTCTTTAACAGAACTGGATCGCGTCAATAAGCTTCCTTTAAGCCCTGATTCCATTCAAAATGAAGTTATTGATTTCTTGACAAAAGAAAAAGATGTTCGTGATAGCATTGAACTTTGCAAAAGAATTTATGAGAAATATCCTAAACTTAATTTCTCTAGATGGAAAAACTATCTCACAGTTGCTGTAAACAAGAAAAATGTTAAGGTCTATGCTGATTTGGTGCCAGGGAAAAAAGATGGTGAAGAATTAATAAAAGACCCTACTGGAAATTTGGTGCTGAACATTAAGGATGGAAAGAAAAAAGGGAAAATCTCTTTTACAGTTGTTGTTGATCCGGCTCCAGCGCAAAACCCAGATATTATGGCGTTTGAAATATGCTTGATAAGGCGTGAAGACTTTACGTTGGTGGATACGCTAAAGAAAGCGAAACTTGGTGCCAATCGAAAAAGTGCCAAACGCAAAATGTCCGTTAATATTGAAAACGAAGCATACGAATCCGGTGATTATATGCTTCGTGTCAATGCTATTGACGAAAACGATGTTGTTCTTAATGTTGACAATGATTTTAAGGACGAAGAAAAACAAAGTAAATGGGAGGAAGAAAAGGCTGAAAATCCGGAAAAGTCCAAAGAACAATTTCGATTGGATAATCAGGCTGCCTATTGTAATGAAACCGTTGTGTTTACAATAAACAATGCCGTATCTTCTGACGAACTTGAAGAGTCTGAAGAAGTTGAAAAAAGAGCGAAGGTCAATACATTTTTGCAGGGGTTCATCCGTCAACGAGTATCGCTGTTAGTGAGCGATAAAGAAATTGAACTGGATGAATACGATGAACCCAAAAATGGTTGGCAGCATGGTTCCTTGAATGACATTTTCCAGTTTGATTTGTCGTCTAAATTTGCGTTCCAAATACAGTTGCCAAAGAAACTTATTGCCCTAGAAACATCCTTCTTAAAAAATCGAGATGCGTTTGGATATATCAATGCTACAGTCGGTGCGAATATAACTGATGTAAATTTGCAAAGTTTACGATTTAGCGCTTTGTCTCAAGATAAAATTCCAGTCGAATTAAAAAAATTAAGGTCTGAATTGTTTGAGGTTATTTCGCAGTCGGCAAAAGAAGATTCTGGCTTGCTTGAAACATTTGATATTGCAAATAACCAAGACTTGATTATAAATTATTTGGCGGAATATAATTCCTGGTTGGCTGATTTGTCGGCTCAGAATCTTTCGGAAAGTGACTCTGTTGCCGTTCAGTTTATTGATATGGTTAAATTGGAGGTGGAACTTCCTAACGGGACTTACACCGATGTTTGCCTTATTTCGCCTTTGCATCCACTTCGTTTGGGTTGGATGGTAAATCTATGGGGTTTGTTCCAAAATTGGGAAAACAGTACAAAAGAGTTTGATGCATACCGGAAATCTTGGACAAAAAAGCTGGACCAGCTTTTCTATGGCAAACTGAAAATGGATGTAGCTCCATTAATCTTGGCTGATGAAAAGTTGCAAGACCCGTATCAATATATTGGTGAAATAACATTTGGATGGGGAATTTATTCTCGCCCCGCAATAAGCAAGGATAAGTCTTTGTCTTCTGATGCAAGGCAAATAAAGGCTTATACATCGTCCTTGCTCAATATCTCCAGCGATAAGATTATTGACAGCGATGTTAGTGCTGAATTGGTGGAAAAATACATCAACCGATTTGCCAAATCGCATCCTTATGCGAAAAAATTGGTTCTGAACTTGTTCAATGCGGGTGATGCGATTTCTTTTGTAAATGCCTTGAAGTCAATTGAATTGAAAAACTCTGCATTGACTTATGAAATAAGAATCTTTTCAGAGTCGAATTTGATAAAATCTGGAAGCGCTCTTCGAGAACTTATAAATCCGGAATCCAATGTCGCCGAAGGTGCGGAGGCCTTTTCGCAAGCATCGCGTAATCGACTTTTTCCAAAAATACGTTTCTCCTTGAATGATACGCAGCAATTTATTCAAGACCCGAACCATTATCAAGCCCATATTTCGTTCTTGATAAATCCGTTCCAGATTCAATCATCTTTGGTGCGACCCAATAAATTAGATCGATCTTTCTACTTGAATTCCTTGATTTGCCGTAGCGTAATTGCGTATGAGGAAAATGGTGGCGACTCCACGTGGTATCGCTATATATCTGAAAAAATCTTGCCGAATCCTGTAGAGGAATTTGCTAACACAGAAGTTGATTTGTTGAAAAACATTCAAAATTTGGTGGGTAAGATAATGTCTAATACCATAGACAGTTCGTTGCCTACGACAACATTAGTTTTGAAGGAATCCGACCGTGTTCTCCTTAATTTGGTTCACGATGTTTCTGATTGGGTGGTGACATTCGATAAGAACATGGGGCCTGAATTCTTCGACCTTCCGGCAAATTCGGGAGAAAATCAAAAGATTCCTTATTTGCTGGACTATATTCCAGGACAAGAATCCGCAGGAACATCAGCTTTCTTGACTTCTAAGCCCACAAGTGAAATTGAGGGGCTAATGAAGCCAATGTTTAGCGAGTATGGAATTGATTTGTCTGGCAATGAACAGTTCTTGGAATTACTTGAAGATGTAAGAACTGTTAGCAGTTCTCTCATAATGCAAGCAGGAACGACGAAAAATAAGGCTTTTGAAGTTTTAGGGACGACCCTGACAAAGCGGTTCTTGAAGAAGAAAGGTTTGTTAAACGAGGCTTTTATTATCCCTATCGATTTGCATCAAGAACTGTTTGCGGATCTTGATACGGGCGATCGTGAACGTGCTGACAATTTGCTTGTAAATATTGATGTTGAATCCAAGGAAATTGTATTTACCGTTGTTGAAATAAAGTGCAGAAAATCTCTGAGTGAAAGCGAAGAAAATGACTTGAAATGTAAAATACAGGCTCAACTTATCAATACTGTGTCTGCTTTGCAACAACGATTTGGTAAACCGTTAGATGGTAGTCCAGAGAGATTGGATAGAGAACTCCAGATTTTGGAATTAGTTGATTTGTTGAGTTTCTATATCAAGAGGTCTCAGCGCTATGCACAATTAGACCCGATTGTTGCTGAAGAATATTTGGTATTCTTGTCAGAATTGGAAAAGTTGGATTATAACCTAAAGTTCAAGCAAATTGGTGTGATATATAACTTTAGCCAACATGAACGCCAAAAGAAATGTTTTGAAGGCGATAGTTGCATTTTTACGATGGGCGAATCTGTTATTGGAGAAATTCTGGGCGACAATGCAACACTGAATACAGAACGATTGAAGCAACTTGATAACGATAAGGAATTCTGTGATGCGTTTGAACCGAATCGTAAAGAAAATATTGTACGGATTAGAACTTTGCGAGATGGTGGCATTTTGCCTGAAGACCGTCAAGAAGAACCTGAATCTGATGATGTTGAAATTGCCAATGAAAAAGATGAGAATGCTAGTACGGCGGTAATTGAAGCTCCTACAGATTTCATTCCGAAAGAAATAGAATCAGCGACTTTAGAGGAAGAACCGATTCAACCAGAATCCCTTTCAAAGGAAACTCAGGAAAAACCTGCTGCGGAATCAAAATCTGTGGCTGATTTTTCGCCTAAGGAAAAAGCATCTAGTGATGAGAACATTCAGGAGAATGTAGATAGTAATTATGAACCTCCTGTTTGTGATGTATTGATTGGTAAAACAGATGCGGATACTCCACAATATGGCATTATTGGAAAAACTGTAGATAACAAACGATTAATCGGTATTGATTTGAATGAATGCAATACTGTCAGTTTGTTCGGTGTTCAAGGGGCTGGGAAGAGTTATACAATTGGAACTGTTGCAGAAATGACTTTGAAACAGTTTAGTAAAGTGAATAAGTTGCCTGCACCTCTTGCTAGTGTCATTTTCCATTATAGCGAGAGCATGGATTATGCCCCTGAGTTCACATCAATGGTTTATCCAAATGATGACGAAAGACAGCTTGCTCGTTTGAAACAAGAATATGGTGCCGAAGCAGGATCTGTAAAAGATGTAATACTTCTTACGCCTGAAAGCCAAGTCGAAAAAAGAAAGAGCGAATACCCTGGCATAGAAATTGCGCCAATTGGGTTTGCTGCCTCGGAATTGAATGTCGCTGATTGGATGTTCCTGCTTGGAGCTATAGGCAACGAGTCCACATATGTGAAAGAACTAAAGCAGATAATGAAGGCATGTCGCCATGATATGACGCTAACAAACATTAGGATGGGCGTTAATCAGAACGCATTCCTGTCAAGTTCTCAGAAGAATTTGGCTTTGCAAAAACTGAAGTTTGCCGAAGACTATATTTTGAACGATAGTTTGCTTAAACAATATATGCGTCCTGGTCGCTTGATTATTGTGGATCTGCGTGATGAATTCATTGAGAAGAATGAAGCGCTAGGATTATTCGTTGTGATGCTCAATATATTTGCAAGTGTCAAGGCCGTTGATGGTAAACAGTTTAACAAATTCATTGTTTTTGATGAAGCCCATAAATACATGAATGACAAGGACCTTGTCGCCTCTATTACTACGGCAATTCGTGAAATGAGACATAAAGGTGTGTCCATTATGATTGCTAGCCAAGATCCGATGAGTTTGCCAAGTGAAATTATTGAACTTAGTTCTATTGTGATAATGCACAAGTTTAGTTCGCCTGCGTGGGTAAAACATGTCCAAAAGGCGATTACGGCTTTACAAACATTGACGCCTGCAGCGATGTCTTCACTCTCATCTGGTGAAGCATATTTGTGGGCAAACAAAGCTACGGATAGGGCATTTACGCAAAGGCCCGTGAAAATATCGATCCGCCCCCGTGTTACTAAGCATGGTGGCGATACGATAAATGCGGTAAAGTAA
- a CDS encoding HEPN domain-containing protein, protein MSKSLEKFNVSIQDSKNLLDMFDKQSKSNPENAEVLKRAGLVMAFTAWETYVEDRLTESLSLQMKLIKGCSLGDFFQKKLDEELKRFNTPTSDKTKKLYKDFLGIEDVTEGWKWSNYEPAKSREQLNKWIALRGEIVHHAKGVSTNPQPHIVKKDDLSKCITFLEGLVKTFDAYVEKVL, encoded by the coding sequence ATGTCTAAATCCCTAGAAAAATTTAATGTATCCATCCAAGATTCAAAGAATCTTTTAGATATGTTTGACAAACAGAGTAAATCAAATCCTGAAAATGCTGAGGTGTTGAAACGTGCCGGACTTGTCATGGCTTTTACGGCATGGGAAACATACGTGGAGGATCGCTTGACGGAGTCCTTGTCGCTGCAGATGAAGTTGATAAAAGGATGCTCGTTAGGAGATTTTTTCCAAAAGAAATTAGATGAAGAATTAAAACGATTCAATACGCCGACATCCGACAAAACAAAGAAATTATACAAGGATTTCTTGGGAATTGAAGATGTAACGGAAGGCTGGAAATGGAGTAATTATGAGCCCGCCAAATCGCGAGAACAATTGAACAAATGGATTGCCTTGCGTGGTGAGATTGTGCACCATGCAAAAGGTGTTTCGACAAATCCGCAACCTCACATTGTAAAGAAAGATGATTTGTCCAAATGCATTACCTTTTTAGAAGGACTTGTAAAAACTTTTGATGCATATGTAGAAAAGGTCCTTTGA
- a CDS encoding putative quinol monooxygenase, whose amino-acid sequence MSNITVNLRYTGKNGAAKKFAEEMVSSGTVAKIRAEKGNIRYEYFQSLDDPETILLIDAWESQAAIDVHHASPMMKTIAKLRDKYDLKMTVERYTPDNTMPKTDEKFIRK is encoded by the coding sequence ATGAGCAACATTACGGTAAACCTGCGCTATACGGGCAAGAACGGGGCGGCAAAGAAGTTCGCCGAAGAGATGGTCTCTAGCGGGACGGTGGCGAAAATCCGTGCCGAGAAGGGAAACATCCGCTACGAATATTTCCAGTCGCTGGACGATCCCGAGACCATCTTGCTGATTGACGCGTGGGAAAGCCAGGCCGCCATCGATGTGCACCATGCTTCGCCCATGATGAAGACGATTGCGAAACTCCGCGACAAGTACGACTTGAAAATGACTGTCGAACGCTACACGCCCGACAACACCATGCCCAAGACCGACGAAAAATTCATCAGGAAATAA
- a CDS encoding LysR family transcriptional regulator, with the protein MFVETYILRLLAGFLEYGTLSAVADKLYTSQPAVSRAFKKLEDEIGAPLFERKKNRIELNEKGRTVAEYAKRIMDLQGEMMEKVSPQGATRTFSIASVAILPAMRMVQELQEKYPGAQVTYEIIDNEAGVLKALNEGTADIGITLKAPRAKKYRAEKYMQERLSIALPKKHPLAKRKSIRLRELKGETIIQRSNVGFWEQVKRKKIPDATFIKHDSVKGFSKLIEQSSLLTFVSDQKFDYDIPKDRKIVPLADREMNVEFFKVKLMK; encoded by the coding sequence ATGTTTGTCGAGACCTACATTTTGCGATTGCTGGCCGGGTTCCTGGAATATGGCACGCTTTCGGCCGTTGCGGACAAGCTCTACACTTCGCAGCCGGCGGTGAGCCGCGCGTTCAAGAAGCTGGAAGACGAAATCGGTGCTCCGCTCTTCGAGCGCAAAAAGAACCGCATTGAGCTGAACGAGAAGGGACGCACAGTCGCCGAATACGCTAAGCGCATCATGGATTTGCAAGGCGAGATGATGGAAAAGGTAAGCCCGCAGGGTGCCACGCGCACGTTCTCTATCGCGTCGGTGGCCATCCTCCCCGCCATGCGGATGGTGCAGGAACTGCAGGAAAAATACCCCGGTGCGCAGGTCACCTACGAGATTATCGACAATGAGGCGGGCGTGCTGAAGGCCTTGAACGAGGGCACGGCGGATATCGGCATCACGCTTAAGGCCCCCCGTGCAAAGAAATACCGCGCCGAAAAATACATGCAGGAGCGGCTCTCGATTGCGCTCCCGAAAAAGCACCCGCTTGCGAAGCGCAAGTCCATCCGGCTCCGGGAACTCAAGGGCGAAACCATCATCCAGCGCAGTAACGTAGGCTTCTGGGAGCAGGTCAAGCGCAAGAAGATTCCCGACGCCACCTTCATCAAGCACGACAGTGTGAAGGGCTTTTCAAAGCTCATCGAGCAGTCTTCGCTGTTGACGTTCGTTTCGGACCAAAAGTTCGATTACGACATTCCCAAGGACCGCAAGATTGTGCCGCTCGCCGACCGCGAAATGAACGTGGAATTTTTCAAGGTTAAGTTAATGAAATAG
- a CDS encoding aldo/keto reductase — translation MRWFSFLFVFLFVACSSDAASQAVPKVSDKGDSIVQNSKGAAPTVKLNSGFDMPVLGLGTWTLRGKVAEDAVYVAIKNGYRLIDTAKYYDNEEAVGKGIRRAIDEGLVKREDLFVTSKLVPWSSSLDEDIDDSLERLGLEYIDLMLLHQHGSDAEDKAVYKAMERAVKAKKIRSIGISNYYTEKTAKRFFADFEIKPAVVQNENHVFYQNTEFKEYAKRYGAVVESYYPLGGRGHTEDVLGNKVVAKIAKAHGKSAAQVVLRWHVQSGYIAIPGSKNPDHIAENISIFDFELTDDEMKQIASLNTGHRYENW, via the coding sequence ATGAGGTGGTTCAGTTTCTTGTTCGTTTTCCTGTTCGTGGCGTGTTCGAGCGATGCTGCGTCGCAGGCGGTGCCGAAGGTTTCGGACAAAGGAGATTCGATCGTGCAGAATAGCAAAGGGGCGGCCCCAACGGTCAAGTTGAATTCGGGTTTCGATATGCCGGTTCTCGGGCTTGGCACTTGGACTTTGCGCGGCAAGGTGGCTGAAGACGCAGTCTATGTCGCCATCAAGAACGGGTATCGATTGATTGATACGGCAAAATATTACGACAACGAAGAAGCCGTGGGCAAGGGAATCCGCCGGGCGATTGACGAAGGGCTCGTGAAGCGCGAAGATTTGTTCGTGACATCGAAACTGGTGCCGTGGAGCAGTTCCCTGGACGAAGACATCGACGACTCACTCGAAAGGTTGGGGCTCGAATATATTGATTTGATGCTGTTGCACCAGCACGGGAGCGACGCCGAGGACAAGGCTGTTTACAAGGCTATGGAACGTGCTGTGAAGGCGAAGAAGATCCGTTCCATCGGCATTTCGAATTACTACACCGAAAAGACGGCGAAGCGCTTTTTTGCCGATTTCGAAATCAAGCCTGCCGTGGTGCAAAACGAGAACCATGTGTTTTACCAGAACACGGAATTCAAGGAATACGCAAAACGATACGGCGCTGTGGTGGAATCTTATTACCCGCTGGGCGGGCGCGGCCACACCGAAGACGTCTTGGGGAACAAGGTTGTCGCAAAGATAGCGAAAGCTCACGGGAAATCGGCTGCACAGGTGGTGTTGCGCTGGCATGTGCAATCGGGCTACATTGCCATTCCTGGCTCCAAGAACCCTGACCACATCGCAGAAAACATATCGATTTTCGACTTCGAGTTGACAGACGACGAAATGAAGCAAATAGCCTCCTTAAATACGGGACACCGCTACGAGAACTGGTGA
- a CDS encoding InlB B-repeat-containing protein, whose translation MKITKLYLIIVSLVALLAGNAIAAAWTGSMSEPENMKKIDGKSFYVITTADELAWFAAQVNGGRSTINAVLGNDIVFGKDKNTTSTVQWTPIGKDISHRFDGIFDGANYTIYGMYSIGISLASFIGVLNTNGIVRNLKTNAGYFSGIFRIGGVVAHNNGTIQNVENNNKLEASYKKGDSTAFFIGGIAAHNQGMIISCSNKASVNNTALEARSGGIAGYNTGKIENSGNSGSISGTTVYAGVKDGNKHKIYSGGIVGYNTGSINKTRNVGSISAKGYYTYKESSLSATPSGSQYVDYTVYVHSETYSGGICGYGSNTISNAINSGNITNGNSAADNGHTDGIVASGKAKNSIDLQTLKYWLNETEVQGTAENMQKDQFAWILNTTNGTESNSGIWTRTTGYPDFAKDSNLPIYRVVFNDDGATSNRYTNYKGLATFPENPEPAEGLVFKGWYNSEDIRVKPTTVFSSDQTVNAVYMNATDIYWTINFFNTDANSTLLETKQYQHGSIVAYEGETPTKETTAKYTYTFKGWNVEPTNAVEDFDYYAVYDSIIRSYTITFKDYDGSEISSGAFEYGSIPSCSKTPSRIATAEWIYTHKGWKPALDYVTEATAYTATYDSTKVEYKVTFMNGVDIIDEQMVPYGEAAIAPTNVTREGYKFTGWNTSFSNITENLTVKALFEELATYIVKVLDGDGTKIDSVKIVEGESYTLPTAPQKDGYTFDAYYNGKTMLGVVGEVIPVTANITITAIYTKDPESSSSSVVKSSSSSAKSSSSSIPKSSSSIKSSSSAKSSSSAVKSSSSQTHSSSSSLPKEVVISGKLEQTLGVYDWMDLIIFSGVQNYSRESYNIPFLEITKSGTDLTIRGTVPGTYRDLVCNGDKKTDSLKVNGRIYKIELTIKNPNKPCNSALTLVSAKKQFSVKTYNRNLLISGAKVGESYAIFDLQGRILKKGRVESVNFNIPVTLAGNYVAKIGHITQLVQIR comes from the coding sequence ATGAAAATCACTAAACTCTATTTAATTATTGTCTCCTTGGTTGCGTTGCTTGCGGGTAATGCGATTGCGGCGGCATGGACAGGTTCTATGTCTGAACCAGAGAATATGAAAAAGATTGACGGCAAGTCTTTCTATGTCATCACAACTGCAGATGAACTCGCCTGGTTTGCTGCTCAAGTGAATGGTGGAAGATCAACCATAAACGCTGTTCTTGGAAATGATATTGTTTTTGGAAAGGATAAAAATACCACAAGTACTGTGCAATGGACTCCAATTGGAAAGGATATTTCCCATAGATTCGATGGGATTTTTGATGGGGCAAATTATACAATTTATGGAATGTATTCGATAGGTATCTCTTTGGCAAGTTTTATTGGTGTATTGAATACAAATGGTATTGTACGAAATTTAAAAACAAATGCTGGATACTTCAGCGGAATATTTCGTATAGGAGGCGTGGTTGCTCACAACAACGGGACGATTCAAAATGTTGAAAACAACAATAAACTTGAAGCTTCCTATAAGAAAGGGGATTCGACTGCTTTTTTTATAGGAGGGATTGCTGCGCATAATCAAGGGATGATTATTAGTTGTTCCAATAAGGCATCTGTTAATAATACTGCGTTAGAAGCACGTTCAGGCGGTATCGCCGGATACAATACAGGAAAAATAGAAAATTCGGGCAATAGTGGAAGTATTTCCGGAACAACCGTTTATGCGGGAGTAAAAGATGGAAATAAACATAAAATCTATTCTGGAGGTATTGTTGGCTACAATACTGGTTCAATAAATAAAACAAGAAATGTTGGTTCAATCTCTGCTAAAGGATATTATACCTATAAAGAATCGTCTCTTTCTGCGACACCTTCAGGCTCGCAATATGTTGATTACACGGTATATGTCCATAGTGAAACTTATTCGGGGGGGATTTGCGGTTATGGATCAAATACGATCAGTAATGCGATCAATAGTGGAAATATCACCAATGGTAATAGCGCTGCTGATAATGGCCATACTGATGGAATTGTTGCTTCGGGCAAAGCAAAAAATTCCATTGATTTGCAAACATTAAAATATTGGCTCAATGAAACCGAAGTCCAAGGAACCGCGGAGAACATGCAGAAAGACCAATTCGCCTGGATCTTGAATACGACGAACGGAACAGAATCCAACAGCGGCATATGGACTCGTACAACGGGCTATCCTGACTTCGCAAAAGATTCTAATCTTCCGATATATAGGGTCGTGTTTAACGACGATGGTGCAACATCAAATCGCTACACCAATTACAAGGGACTTGCAACATTCCCTGAAAATCCAGAACCTGCCGAAGGCCTCGTATTTAAGGGGTGGTACAATTCAGAAGACATTAGAGTCAAACCAACAACGGTATTTTCGTCTGACCAAACTGTCAATGCTGTTTACATGAACGCGACAGACATCTACTGGACAATTAATTTCTTCAATACAGATGCAAATTCAACATTGTTGGAGACAAAACAATATCAACATGGCAGCATTGTCGCTTACGAGGGCGAAACACCCACAAAAGAAACGACAGCAAAATACACCTACACATTTAAAGGTTGGAACGTAGAGCCGACAAACGCAGTTGAAGACTTTGACTACTATGCGGTTTATGATTCAATCATTCGTTCCTACACGATTACTTTTAAAGACTACGATGGTTCGGAAATTAGTAGCGGTGCGTTTGAATATGGCTCAATTCCCAGTTGCAGTAAAACGCCCTCGCGAATTGCAACGGCTGAATGGATATATACACATAAAGGATGGAAACCCGCTCTTGATTATGTAACCGAAGCAACCGCATATACAGCCACTTATGATTCTACTAAAGTGGAATACAAAGTTACCTTTATGAACGGTGTCGATATCATTGACGAACAGATGGTCCCTTATGGTGAGGCCGCCATTGCTCCGACGAATGTGACACGTGAAGGGTATAAGTTTACTGGATGGAATACATCATTCTCAAACATTACAGAGAATTTGACTGTAAAGGCTCTATTTGAAGAACTGGCAACTTACATTGTTAAGGTTCTAGATGGAGACGGAACAAAAATTGATAGCGTAAAAATTGTGGAAGGCGAATCTTACACACTGCCAACAGCTCCACAAAAAGACGGTTACACCTTTGATGCCTATTATAACGGGAAAACCATGCTAGGTGTTGTCGGTGAAGTTATCCCCGTCACCGCGAATATCACAATTACAGCCATATATACAAAAGATCCGGAAAGCAGTTCTAGCTCTGTTGTAAAATCAAGTTCCAGTAGTGCAAAGTCGAGTTCTAGCAGCATTCCGAAATCTTCAAGTTCTATCAAGAGCAGTAGTTCTGCAAAGAGTTCAAGCAGTGCTGTCAAGTCAAGTTCCAGTCAAACCCACTCGTCTTCTAGTAGTTTACCCAAAGAAGTTGTCATATCAGGAAAATTAGAACAAACACTCGGAGTGTATGACTGGATGGACTTAATAATATTTAGTGGTGTCCAAAATTATTCTCGAGAGAGTTACAACATTCCCTTCCTTGAAATAACAAAATCAGGAACTGATTTGACTATTCGTGGGACAGTTCCTGGAACCTACAGGGATCTTGTATGCAATGGGGACAAAAAAACAGATTCTTTGAAAGTTAATGGGCGAATATATAAGATAGAGCTGACAATAAAAAATCCAAACAAACCCTGCAATTCTGCACTTACACTTGTGTCTGCAAAAAAGCAATTCTCTGTAAAGACTTACAATCGTAATCTCCTAATTTCGGGGGCAAAGGTTGGAGAGTCTTACGCAATATTCGACTTGCAGGGACGTATTCTTAAAAAAGGTCGTGTTGAATCTGTGAATTTCAATATTCCAGTTACGCTGGCCGGAAATTATGTCGCAAAAATCGGACACATAACGCAGCTTGTCCAAATAAGATAG